One Tenrec ecaudatus isolate mTenEca1 chromosome 12, mTenEca1.hap1, whole genome shotgun sequence DNA segment encodes these proteins:
- the ADAMTS15 gene encoding A disintegrin and metalloproteinase with thrombospondin motifs 15, translating into MLLLGIFTLALAGRPASGSEPELEVVIPIRLDPDINGRHYYWWGPEDAGEQGLIFQITAFQEDFYLHLTPDAQFLAPAFTTEHLGVQLRGLAGSSPELQRCFYSGNVNAEPGSFAAVSLCGGLRGAFGYGGAEYFISPLPNASAPAAQRTRQGTHLLQRRDVPGRRPGDATSRCGVASGWNPAILRALDPYKLRRAGLGERRGRHRSARAKRFVSIPRYVETLVVADESMVKFHGADLEHYLLTLLATAARLYRHPSILNPINIVVVKVLLLGDRDSGPKVTGNAAMTLRNFCAWQKKLNKVSDKHPEYWDTAILFTRQDLCGATTCDTLGMADVGTMCDPKRSCSVIEDDGLPSAFTTAHELGHVFNMPHDNVKVCEEAFGKLQANHMMSPTLIQIDRASPWSACSAAIITDFLDNGHGACLLDEPSKPISLPEDLPGTSYSLKQQCELAFGIGSKPCPYMQYCAKLWCTGKAKGQMVCQTRHFPWADGTSCGESKFCLKGVCVERHNINKYKVDGSWAKWEPYGPCSRTCGGGIQLARRQCNNPAPANGGKYCEGVRVKYRSCNLEPCPSSASGKSFREEQCEAFNGYNHSTNRLTLAVSWVPKYSGVSPRDKCKLICRANGTGYFYVLAPKVVDGTSCTLDSTSVCVQGKCIKAGCDGNLGSKKKFDKCGVCGGDNKSCKKVTGLFTKPMHGYNFVVAIPAGASSIDIRQRGYKGLIGDDNYLALKNGQGKYLLNGHFVVSAVERDLVVKGSLLRYSGTATSVESLQASRPILEPLTVEVLSVGKMTPPRVRYSFYLPKEPREDKSSHHKDLRGSSVLHNSVLSFSNQVEQRDGRPPGRWVAGSWGPCSASCGKGSQTRRVDCRASPGQLSDSACDAAHRPAVTRDCGEPCPAWEIGAWSPCSKSCGRGFKRRPLKCVGQAGRLLARDQCNLHRKPQELDFCILRPC; encoded by the exons ATGCTTCTGCTGGGCATCTTCACCTTGGCCCTCGCCGGGCGACCAGCCAGCGGCTCCGAGCCAGAGCTAGAGGTGGTCATCCCCATCCGACTGGACCCGGACATCAACGGCCGCCACTACTACTGGTGGGGTCCCGAGGACGCCGGGGAGCAGGGCCTcatctttcagatcacagcctttCAGGAGGACTTTTATCTCCACCTGACCCCAGATGCCCAGTTCCTGGCGCCTGCCTTCACCACCGAGCACCTGGGAGTCCAGCTCCGGGGCCTGGCGGGGAGCTCCCCAGAGCTGCAGCGGTGCTTCTACTCGGGGAACGTGAACGCCGAGCCGGGCTCCTTCGCCGCCGTGAGCTTGTGCGGAGGACTGCGCGGAGCCTTTGGCTACGGGGGAGCGGAGTATTTCATTAGTCCGCTGCCCAACGCCAGCGCGCCCGCGGCTCAGCGCACCCGCCAGGGCACGCACCTTCTCCAGCGCCGGGACGTCCCTGGCAGGCGGCCTGGAGACGCGACCTCCCGCTGCGGGGTGGCCTCGGGTTGGAACCCGGCCATCCTGCGGGCGCTGGACCCTTACAAGCTGCGTCGGGCCGGCTTAGGGGAGAGGCGGGGCCGGCACAGGTCCGCGCGCGCAAAGCGCTTCGTGTCGATCCCGCGCTATGTGGAGACGCTGGTGGTGGCAGACGAGTCCATGGTCAAGTTCCATGGCGCGGACTTGGAACATTACCTGCTGACGCTGCTGGCCACGGCGGCTCGGCTCTACCGCCACCCCAGCATCCTCAACCCCATCAACATCGTGGTGGTCAAGGTGCTGCTTCTAGGAGACCGCGACTCCGGGCCCAAGGTCACGGGCAACGCAGCCATGACGTTGCGCAACTTCTGCGCCTGGCAGAAGAAGCTGAATAAAGTGAGTGACAAGCACCCCGAATACTGGGACACCGCCATCCTCTTCACAAGGCAG GACCTGTGTGGCGCCACTACCTGTGACACCCTGGGCATGGCCGACGTGGGCACCATGTGCGACCCCAAGAGAAGCTGTTCTGTGATTGAGGATGACGGCCTTCCATCGGCCTTCACCACGGCCCATGAGCTGG GCCACGTGTTCAATATGCCACACGACAATGTGAAAGTGTGTGAAGAGGCGTTTGGGAAACTCCAAGCCAACCACATGATGTCCCCAACCCTCATCCAGATTGACCGGGCCAGCCCGTGGTCAGCCTGCAGCGCTGCCATCATCACCGACTTCCTGGACAACGGCCATG GGGCCTGCCTCCTGGACGAGCCCAGTAAGCCCATCTCGCTGCCTGAAGACCTGCCTGGCACCAGCTACTCCCTAAAGCAGCAGTGCGAGCTGGCTTTTGGCATTGGCTCCAAGCCCTGCCCTTACATGCAGTACTGCGCCAAGCTGTGGTGCACTGGCAAGGCCAAGGGACAAATGGTGTGCCAGACTCGCCACTTCCCCTGGGCAGATGGCACCAGCTGTGGCGAGAGCAAGTTCTGTCTCAAGGGGGTCTGTGTCGAGCGGCACAACATCAATAAATACAAG GTGGACGGCTCTTGGGCCAAGTGGGAGCCCTATGGCCCCTGCTCTCGGACCTGTGGTGGGGGCATTCAGCTGGCTCGGCGGCAGTGCAACAACCCGGCCCCTGCCAATGGGGGCAAGTACTGCGAGGGAGTACGGGTGAAATATCGATCTTGCAACCTGGAACCATGCCCCAGCTCAG CCTCTGGCAAGAGCTTTCGGGAGGAGCAGTGTGAGGCTTTCAACGGCTACAACCACAGCACCAATCGGCTCACCCTGGCAGTGTCCTGGGTGCCCAAGTACTCAGGTGTGTCTCCCCGGGACAAGTGCAAGCTCATCTGCAGAGCCAACGGCACTGGTTACTTCTACGTGCTGGCTCCCAAG GTGGTGGATGGCACTTCATGCACTCTGGACTCCACCTCTGTCTGTGTCCAAGGCAAGTGCATCAAGGCAGGTTGTGACGGGAACCTGGGCTCCAAGAAGAAGTTCGACAAGTGTGGAGTGTGTGGTGGGGACAACAAGAGCTGCAAGAAGGTGACAGGACTCTTCACCAAGCCCAT GCACGGCTACAATTTTGTGGTGGCCATCCCTGCAGGTGCTTCGAGCATCGACATTCGCCAGCGGGGCTACAAGGGGCTCATTGGCGACGACAACTACCTGGCCTTGAAGAACGGCCAAGGCAAGTACCTGCTCAATGGGCACTTCGTGGTATCTGCTGTGGAGCGGGACCTGGTGGTGAAGGGCAGCCTGCTCCGGTACAGCGGAACCGCGACCTCGGTGGAGAGTCTGCAGGCGTCCCGGCCCATCCTGGAGCCACTGACTGTGGAGGTCCTGTCTGTGGGGAAGATGACCCCGCCTCGGGTGCGCTACTCTTTCTATCTGCCCAAGGAGCCTCGGGAAGATAAGTCCTCCCATCACAAGGACCTCCGGGGCTCCTCTGTTCTGCACAACAGCGTCCTCAGCTTCTCCAACCAGGTTGAGCAGCGCGACGGCAGGCCCCCTGGCCGCTGGGTGGCGGGCAGCTGGGGGCCGTGCTCCGCGAGCTGTGGCAAAGGCTCACAGACTCGGCGCGTGGACTGCCGCGCCTCCCCGGGGCAGCTCTCGGACTCTGCCTGTGATGCAGCCCATCGGCCCGCGGTGACACGGGACTGCGGGGAGCCCTGCCCAGCTTGGGAGATTGGGGCGTGGTCACCTTGCTCCAAGAGCTGTGGTCGGGGATTTAAGAGACGGCCGCTCAAGTGTGTGGGCCAGGCGGGGCGACTGCTGGCTCGGGACCAGTGCAACCTGCACCGGAAGCCCCAGGAACTCGACTTCTGCATCTTGAGGCCATGCTGA